A portion of the Acipenser ruthenus chromosome 38, fAciRut3.2 maternal haplotype, whole genome shotgun sequence genome contains these proteins:
- the LOC117433986 gene encoding tumor necrosis factor ligand superfamily member 10-like isoform X2, giving the protein MQASPTSKVSCLLLLWCAALTVAFLGMACFVLTGQHRDRNREVDNDANPTKVKASGQMGQQYSDRHRQTPLIHLTRTKEGWKNSQSTRRISLKSNAIVIEEAGYYYVYSQATFLVKKKDVQLGMTLFKNSPSYQKNRTVCETMDSPHWKERTVPRTLSQGTVVKLEEDDELQIAVQPEEILDLDSMFFGAFKISE; this is encoded by the exons ATGCAGGCCTCACCTACATCCAAAgtgtcatgcttgctgttgctATGGTGTGCTGCCTTGACTGTAGCTTTCCTGGGAATGGCTTGCTTTGTTTTAACAGGGCAACACAGAGATAGAAACAGAGAG GTAGACAACGATGCTAATCCAACTAAag ttaaaGCAAGTGGACAGATGGGGCAACAATACA GTGATCGCCACAGACAAACGCCACTCATTCACTTGACCA GAACAAAAGAAGGCTGGAAAAACTCCCAGAGCACAAGAAGGATCTCTCTGAAATCCAACGCCATCGTGATAGAAGAAGCCGGATATTACTATGTCTATTCACAAGCCACTTTCCTcgtgaaaaaaaaagatgtacagcTAGGCATGACCCTCTTCAAAAACAGCCCGAGCTACCAGAAGAACAGAACCGTCTGTGAGACCATGGACTCTCCTCACTGGAAGGAGCGGACCGTACCCCGGACACTGTCCCAGGGCACAGTGGTGAAGCTGGAGGAAGACGATGAGCTCCAAATCGCTGTCCAGCCAGAAGAGATCCTCGATCTTGACTCCATGTTCTTCGGAGCCTTCAAGATTTCAGAATGA
- the LOC117433986 gene encoding tumor necrosis factor ligand superfamily member 10-like isoform X1 has translation MQASPTSKVSCLLLLWCAALTVAFLGMACFVLTGQHRDRNREVDNDANPTKVKASGQMGQQYNSTSTTAAPTVTSKILIPSIGDRHRQTPLIHLTRTKEGWKNSQSTRRISLKSNAIVIEEAGYYYVYSQATFLVKKKDVQLGMTLFKNSPSYQKNRTVCETMDSPHWKERTVPRTLSQGTVVKLEEDDELQIAVQPEEILDLDSMFFGAFKISE, from the exons ATGCAGGCCTCACCTACATCCAAAgtgtcatgcttgctgttgctATGGTGTGCTGCCTTGACTGTAGCTTTCCTGGGAATGGCTTGCTTTGTTTTAACAGGGCAACACAGAGATAGAAACAGAGAG GTAGACAACGATGCTAATCCAACTAAag ttaaaGCAAGTGGACAGATGGGGCAACAATACA ACAGCACTTCTACTACAGCGGCTCCCACAGTCACCAGTAAGATCTTAATCCCCAGTATCG GTGATCGCCACAGACAAACGCCACTCATTCACTTGACCA GAACAAAAGAAGGCTGGAAAAACTCCCAGAGCACAAGAAGGATCTCTCTGAAATCCAACGCCATCGTGATAGAAGAAGCCGGATATTACTATGTCTATTCACAAGCCACTTTCCTcgtgaaaaaaaaagatgtacagcTAGGCATGACCCTCTTCAAAAACAGCCCGAGCTACCAGAAGAACAGAACCGTCTGTGAGACCATGGACTCTCCTCACTGGAAGGAGCGGACCGTACCCCGGACACTGTCCCAGGGCACAGTGGTGAAGCTGGAGGAAGACGATGAGCTCCAAATCGCTGTCCAGCCAGAAGAGATCCTCGATCTTGACTCCATGTTCTTCGGAGCCTTCAAGATTTCAGAATGA